A DNA window from Microcystis aeruginosa NIES-843 contains the following coding sequences:
- a CDS encoding SPOR domain-containing protein has product MAAEKKETRKQKQTKESPQENIISLEDIQITLDDFITKYSESIKRNETEKQKGLRESVLAIDAHAQKVYPELADKADALLSEPVVKPESEEKLGDLWVVKPESEEKLGDLWAVIFGSYRSKEIPEKDIKKLEATLGKESLGIRVYQRDGKYRLVSVYRDQATARNALDKAQKERPSSYLRNLEDWCNQKKCTPIPPKRDDTNN; this is encoded by the coding sequence TTGGCAGCAGAGAAAAAAGAGACAAGAAAACAAAAACAAACCAAAGAATCGCCTCAAGAAAATATAATATCTCTTGAAGATATTCAAATAACTCTTGATGACTTTATTACAAAATATTCAGAATCAATAAAAAGAAATGAGACAGAAAAACAAAAAGGATTAAGAGAATCTGTTCTTGCTATTGACGCTCACGCTCAAAAAGTTTACCCAGAATTAGCCGATAAAGCTGATGCGCTATTGAGTGAACCAGTGGTTAAACCAGAATCAGAAGAAAAGTTAGGGGATTTGTGGGTGGTTAAACCAGAATCAGAAGAAAAGTTAGGGGATTTGTGGGCTGTTATTTTCGGGAGCTATAGGTCGAAGGAAATTCCAGAAAAAGACATCAAAAAACTAGAGGCAACATTAGGGAAGGAGAGCTTAGGTATTAGAGTATATCAGCGTGACGGAAAATATAGACTTGTTTCGGTGTACAGAGATCAGGCAACAGCCAGAAATGCTCTCGATAAAGCCCAAAAGGAGAGACCAAGTTCCTATCTTAGAAATTTAGAGGATTGGTGTAACCAGAAGAAGTGTACTCCCATCCCCCCTAAACGAGACGATACTAATAATTAA
- a CDS encoding IS5-like element ISMae4 family transposase, whose protein sequence is MFISKIMDYQNLSDEQFKRRFGVYKQTYRKMVESVKSVEADSNSPSKRGPKPKLSIEEQVLVTLEYWREYRTYFHIGTSWELSESTICRIVNKTEKMLLQSGNFRLKGKKALLNQAEIPVITVMDVTETPIERPQKKQKDFLGGKRGYHTLKSQLVADQNTKEIICVFCGKGRGHDFSLFKKSRVRFHPLTTSIEDSGYQGIAAYHSNSYTPKKKSKNRKLTELEKEYNKALAKERIIIEPINRKLKIFKILSCKYRNRRRRYSLRVNLLAAIYNCELGIGIAAS, encoded by the coding sequence ATGTTTATTAGCAAAATTATGGATTATCAAAACTTATCAGATGAACAATTCAAACGCCGTTTCGGTGTGTATAAACAAACCTATAGAAAGATGGTAGAATCAGTAAAAAGTGTTGAAGCCGACTCTAATTCACCATCTAAAAGGGGACCGAAACCTAAACTATCTATAGAAGAACAAGTTTTAGTAACGTTAGAATATTGGCGAGAATATAGAACATATTTTCACATTGGTACAAGCTGGGAACTATCAGAATCAACTATATGTCGGATTGTAAATAAGACGGAAAAAATGCTTTTACAATCGGGAAACTTCCGTTTAAAAGGAAAAAAAGCTTTACTCAATCAAGCAGAGATACCGGTCATAACGGTAATGGATGTAACGGAAACTCCCATTGAACGCCCCCAAAAGAAACAGAAAGATTTTTTGGGGGGTAAAAGAGGTTATCATACTTTAAAATCCCAATTAGTAGCTGATCAAAATACAAAGGAAATTATCTGTGTCTTTTGTGGGAAAGGTAGAGGTCATGATTTTAGTTTATTTAAAAAAAGTCGAGTTCGTTTTCATCCTTTAACTACCAGCATAGAAGACAGTGGTTATCAGGGAATAGCTGCATACCATAGTAATAGTTATACACCGAAAAAGAAATCGAAAAATAGAAAATTAACAGAGTTAGAAAAAGAGTATAACAAGGCTTTAGCCAAAGAAAGGATTATCATTGAACCTATAAATAGGAAACTCAAAATCTTTAAAATCTTATCCTGTAAATATCGGAATCGTCGTCGAAGATATAGTTTAAGAGTTAACTTGTTGGCGGCTATTTATAACTGTGAGTTAGGGATAGGTATAGCAGCTTCTTAA
- a CDS encoding DUF5615 family PIN-like protein, giving the protein MKIKFLLDETLSPRLKVAVLRLNPEIDILRIGEPNTPPLGTLDPDVLQYLGLSQRLLVTDNRTSMTEHLEEYWQKNQQIWGLF; this is encoded by the coding sequence ATGAAAATCAAGTTTTTACTCGATGAAACCTTATCCCCCCGCTTGAAAGTCGCTGTCTTAAGGTTAAATCCAGAGATAGATATTTTACGCATTGGAGAGCCGAATACACCACCGTTAGGAACTCTTGACCCTGATGTTTTACAGTATTTAGGATTATCTCAACGACTCTTGGTGACAGATAATCGTACCAGTATGACTGAACATTTAGAAGAATATTGGCAAAAAAATCAACAAATCTGGGGACTGTTTTAG
- a CDS encoding lysozyme inhibitor LprI family protein, producing MGKFLLTVLSIASLFAVGMATPSIASPTSAATNLQLAQRPNCNNPQTQSQMNICASIAYQNADRKLNQVYRQLLPKLSAARKQKLITAQQAWIKFRDSSCEFERSAYEGGSIAPMIYGNCLAAVTEQRTKDLRRYLEDSDL from the coding sequence ATGGGTAAGTTTTTACTAACCGTATTAAGCATAGCAAGTTTGTTTGCTGTCGGGATGGCTACCCCTAGCATTGCCAGTCCCACATCTGCAGCGACAAACTTGCAACTAGCTCAACGTCCTAACTGTAACAATCCCCAGACTCAAAGCCAAATGAACATTTGCGCCAGCATCGCTTATCAAAACGCCGATCGCAAGTTAAATCAAGTTTATCGACAACTACTGCCAAAACTGTCAGCTGCTCGCAAACAAAAATTAATTACCGCCCAACAAGCTTGGATTAAGTTTAGAGACAGCAGTTGCGAATTTGAAAGAAGCGCCTATGAGGGAGGCTCTATAGCTCCCATGATTTACGGTAATTGTTTGGCAGCTGTCACCGAGCAGCGTACCAAAGATTTGCGGAGATATTTAGAAGATAGCGATCTCTAA
- a CDS encoding sigma factor-like helix-turn-helix DNA-binding protein, whose translation MIIPMDKNEDFQHLEEMIANLQAKQKQILKGMLDYPIEIDSAIRILSEPSRQLATTAHNLTRVHKILKELEKQGLVSFHDSQYSLTELGREIVGHLSDKSPTPRRDAQRKEKLQKSYDFLELHRQGLSYQQIGDKYGISRERVRQILASNPEFEAYRQKQKENNYR comes from the coding sequence ATGATAATTCCGATGGATAAAAATGAAGACTTTCAACATTTAGAGGAGATGATCGCTAATCTCCAAGCAAAACAGAAACAGATTCTGAAAGGGATGTTAGATTATCCGATTGAGATCGATTCGGCAATTCGGATACTTTCGGAACCATCTCGGCAATTGGCAACAACTGCTCATAATTTAACCAGAGTACATAAAATACTTAAAGAATTGGAAAAACAAGGATTGGTTAGTTTCCACGATTCTCAATATTCTTTGACTGAGTTGGGAAGGGAAATAGTAGGACACCTTAGCGATAAGAGTCCAACCCCAAGACGGGATGCACAGAGAAAGGAAAAACTGCAAAAAAGCTACGATTTTTTAGAACTCCATAGACAAGGATTAAGCTATCAGCAAATAGGGGATAAATACGGCATAAGTCGCGAGCGCGTTCGTCAAATTCTTGCCAGTAACCCCGAATTTGAAGCTTATCGGCAAAAACAAAAGGAAAACAATTATCGTTGA
- a CDS encoding bifunctional pantoate--beta-alanine ligase/(d)CMP kinase — protein sequence MQIFTTIPGLRTFLADYRHDHSIALVPTMGALHKGHASLIRRAVTEAEVTVVSIFVNPLQFAPTEDFSRYPRSLDSDRQLCESLGVAAIFAPSAETLGIGNSEEITAVVPPISLTSGLCGAFRPGHFQGVATIVTRLFNIIAPTIAYFGEKDAQQLAIIRQLVRDLNLAIEIRACATVRETSGLAVSSRNQYLSATEKEKATIIAQSLQLALESFRLGERQREKLLAIVQKNLDRVPEFRPQYLDLVHPQSLQPIEQIETGGLLAIAGSIGQTRLIDNIILRQRRAVIAIDGPAGAGKSTVTRLVAEKLGLTYLDTGAMYRAVTWLVVNSGLDLSAEAAIAELLSLAKIAIIPADSPENVTIVKINGQDVTLEIRSPAITSQVSRIAAQKAVRQQLVTLQRQLGMSGGIVVEGRDIGTNVFPEAELKIFLTATPEERARRRLKDLEAQGNGGISLAELTQEIEKRDYLDSNRSLAPLRKAADAIEVNTDHLSITEVTEKIIALYHLNSGNLGR from the coding sequence GTGCAAATATTCACAACAATCCCCGGTTTACGCACTTTTTTGGCTGATTATCGCCATGATCATAGTATTGCCCTCGTGCCAACCATGGGCGCTCTCCATAAAGGTCATGCTAGTCTAATTCGACGCGCAGTGACGGAAGCGGAGGTAACTGTGGTCAGTATTTTTGTTAATCCTCTACAATTTGCCCCCACAGAGGATTTTTCTCGCTATCCCCGCAGCCTTGACAGCGATCGCCAACTGTGTGAATCTTTGGGAGTTGCTGCTATTTTTGCTCCCAGTGCGGAAACTTTAGGAATTGGTAATTCTGAGGAGATAACCGCAGTTGTTCCCCCGATTTCTCTGACTAGCGGGTTATGTGGTGCTTTTCGTCCGGGACATTTTCAGGGAGTAGCCACAATTGTCACGCGGTTGTTTAATATTATTGCACCGACGATCGCCTATTTTGGCGAAAAGGATGCTCAACAGTTAGCGATTATCCGGCAATTAGTCAGGGATTTAAATTTAGCGATCGAGATTCGCGCTTGTGCTACAGTGCGAGAAACATCGGGATTAGCAGTTAGTTCTCGCAATCAGTATCTATCGGCCACAGAAAAGGAAAAAGCGACAATTATCGCCCAAAGTTTGCAATTAGCCCTCGAAAGTTTTCGTTTAGGGGAAAGACAAAGGGAAAAACTACTGGCTATTGTCCAAAAAAATCTGGACAGAGTACCAGAATTTCGCCCTCAGTATCTGGATTTAGTCCATCCCCAGAGTTTACAACCGATCGAGCAGATCGAGACAGGGGGCTTATTAGCGATCGCCGGATCGATCGGTCAAACCCGTTTAATTGATAATATTATCTTGCGTCAACGTCGGGCAGTTATCGCTATTGATGGGCCTGCTGGAGCGGGAAAATCGACGGTAACGCGCTTAGTAGCGGAAAAATTGGGGTTAACCTATCTCGATACCGGTGCGATGTATCGCGCGGTGACATGGTTAGTGGTGAATTCCGGTCTGGATTTGTCCGCAGAAGCGGCCATCGCCGAGTTATTATCTTTAGCGAAGATAGCAATAATTCCGGCCGATAGTCCCGAAAATGTGACTATAGTGAAGATTAACGGGCAAGATGTGACTTTAGAGATTCGCTCTCCCGCAATTACCTCGCAAGTGTCCAGAATTGCCGCTCAAAAAGCGGTGCGACAGCAGTTAGTCACCCTGCAAAGACAGCTGGGAATGTCGGGGGGAATAGTTGTGGAAGGTCGGGATATTGGTACTAATGTTTTTCCAGAAGCGGAATTAAAGATTTTCTTGACAGCGACACCCGAAGAAAGAGCGAGAAGGAGATTAAAAGACTTAGAAGCGCAGGGAAATGGAGGTATTAGTCTCGCAGAATTAACCCAAGAGATTGAAAAAAGGGATTATTTGGATAGTAATCGCTCCCTAGCACCCCTGCGAAAAGCCGCAGATGCGATCGAAGTTAATACCGATCATCTCAGTATTACAGAAGTCACGGAAAAAATCATTGCTCTTTATCATCTTAACTCAGGTAATTTAGGGAGATAA
- a CDS encoding DUF6883 domain-containing protein, protein MYLPSDSLIPDDKITKYLLKFRPKDDKSKYLARAGFTLANPDALKTALIQLIQTNPAIEDLTNEYGTFYRVEGELISSNQVPLSVVTIWLKRNLDHQFQFITLKPRKEK, encoded by the coding sequence ATGTACCTGCCTAGCGACTCCCTAATTCCCGATGATAAAATAACTAAATATCTCCTCAAATTTCGCCCCAAAGATGACAAATCAAAATACCTCGCCCGCGCTGGCTTTACCCTCGCTAATCCCGATGCACTAAAAACCGCCCTCATCCAACTAATTCAAACCAATCCCGCCATCGAAGATCTTACCAACGAATACGGAACCTTCTATCGAGTCGAGGGGGAATTAATCAGCAGTAATCAAGTTCCCCTATCCGTTGTCACGATTTGGCTAAAACGAAATCTAGATCATCAATTTCAATTTATCACCCTCAAACCTCGAAAGGAAAAATAA
- a CDS encoding DUF433 domain-containing protein yields MQLEDYFLFISEDDIRIKGHRLGIDNVLFYFLEGYTPEEINAIYPDLSLEKIYATITYYLQNRQKIDAYLLRLQNWRETRYHEALKNPSPQREKMRRIKQQRQDSVKV; encoded by the coding sequence ATGCAACTAGAAGATTATTTCTTATTTATCTCCGAAGATGATATTAGAATCAAAGGTCATCGGCTCGGAATTGACAACGTACTCTTTTATTTCTTGGAAGGCTATACCCCAGAAGAAATAAATGCTATCTATCCCGATCTAAGTTTAGAGAAAATCTACGCAACTATTACTTATTATTTACAGAATCGGCAAAAAATTGATGCCTATTTATTGCGCCTCCAGAATTGGCGAGAGACTCGCTACCATGAAGCACTGAAAAATCCTTCGCCTCAACGAGAAAAGATGAGAAGAATTAAACAGCAAAGGCAAGATTCTGTCAAGGTATGA
- a CDS encoding HAD family hydrolase — protein sequence MLKAVLFDFNGVIINDEPIHQELINEILLGENLLHLGSEFAELCLGRSDRVCLRNVLTRRGRQVTEEYLTKLINKKASLYRERLGKLEKLPIYEEIYSFLKRVKARDLQIGLVTGAIRSEVESILQQTGLGDYFSVIVTGDEISTSKPQPDGYLLAVERFNRWNFNLQLQPWECLVIEDTFAGCEAAKRAGMQVVGIAHTYPFHFMQRVSNWAIDNFSQLDLDRVEKTFSQIGEITERSGFLGNL from the coding sequence ATGTTAAAGGCTGTTCTGTTCGATTTTAATGGGGTGATCATCAATGATGAACCGATCCATCAAGAGTTAATCAATGAAATCTTGCTCGGAGAAAATTTACTGCACCTAGGGTCGGAATTTGCGGAGTTATGTCTGGGAAGAAGCGATCGCGTCTGTTTGCGTAATGTTCTCACCCGTCGCGGTCGTCAAGTAACCGAGGAGTATCTGACCAAGTTAATTAACAAAAAAGCGAGTTTATACCGAGAAAGATTAGGAAAATTAGAGAAACTTCCTATTTATGAAGAGATATACTCTTTTTTAAAACGGGTTAAGGCCAGGGATCTACAAATCGGTTTGGTGACGGGAGCAATACGCTCGGAAGTAGAATCGATCTTGCAACAGACGGGCCTTGGGGATTACTTTAGTGTCATTGTCACCGGTGATGAGATTAGCACCAGTAAACCTCAACCGGATGGTTATTTACTGGCCGTAGAAAGATTCAATCGTTGGAATTTTAATCTACAGTTGCAACCCTGGGAATGTCTGGTGATTGAAGATACTTTTGCCGGTTGCGAAGCGGCAAAAAGAGCGGGAATGCAGGTGGTGGGAATCGCTCATACCTATCCCTTCCATTTTATGCAGAGAGTGTCCAACTGGGCGATCGATAATTTCTCCCAACTAGACCTCGATCGCGTGGAGAAAACTTTTAGCCAAATCGGGGAAATAACCGAGCGATCGGGATTTTTAGGCAATCTATGA
- a CDS encoding IS4 family transposase has product MEKWAAQELQYADLGDTRRKKRLISIVENLASQPSTSVPQASGNLAAASATYDFWNSPYFHPSDIIAAQAKSTVERIKEHPIVLAVQDTTSLDFTTQKAKKGMGYLDYKKSFGLKVHTTLGVSAQGIPLGLINQYVWAREEKNLGIAKQRKKRETQEKESQRWLDSLSETQQQIPEDIQVVTIGDCEADIFDLFAQSRSPNSHLLIRGTHNRKVNYLEDKQRSGHSEPKYLHQSIREIKACGTLDVQVKRNPNHEARLAKLTVRFASFEIQVPSHHSKATPRQPVKLQVILAEEENPHSGVNPISWLLLTSLDISSFESAITCVRWYSYRWLIERYHFVLKSGCGLEKLQLETGRRIEMALATYSIVAWRLLWLTYQARLHGEESCESFLEEHEWQSLCATIHKKSPPPEKPPSFREAVRMIASLGGFLGRKGDGEPGVKTIWLGLRRLHDISQTWKLSHQISPPIEPP; this is encoded by the coding sequence ATGGAGAAATGGGCAGCCCAAGAATTACAGTATGCAGACCTAGGGGACACCAGAAGAAAGAAAAGGTTAATCAGTATCGTAGAAAACTTGGCCAGCCAACCTAGTACAAGTGTGCCACAAGCCTCGGGAAATCTAGCCGCAGCGAGTGCCACCTACGACTTTTGGAATTCCCCCTATTTTCACCCGTCAGATATAATTGCCGCCCAAGCTAAAAGTACAGTAGAAAGAATCAAAGAACATCCAATAGTTTTGGCAGTGCAAGACACAACAAGTTTAGACTTTACGACCCAAAAAGCCAAAAAAGGAATGGGTTATCTAGATTATAAAAAATCCTTTGGTCTCAAAGTTCATACCACATTAGGAGTGTCAGCGCAAGGAATACCTTTAGGACTGATTAATCAATATGTCTGGGCAAGAGAAGAAAAGAATTTAGGGATTGCCAAGCAACGCAAAAAAAGAGAAACCCAAGAAAAAGAAAGTCAAAGATGGTTAGATTCTTTGTCAGAAACACAACAACAGATACCCGAAGATATTCAAGTAGTAACAATCGGAGATTGTGAGGCAGACATATTTGATTTATTTGCCCAATCAAGAAGTCCTAACTCTCATTTATTAATTCGAGGAACTCATAACCGAAAAGTTAACTATCTCGAAGACAAGCAAAGGTCAGGGCATTCAGAGCCTAAATATTTACATCAATCCATCAGAGAAATAAAAGCCTGTGGGACCTTAGATGTGCAAGTAAAACGCAATCCTAATCACGAGGCTAGACTAGCTAAACTAACAGTTAGATTTGCCAGTTTTGAAATACAAGTACCTAGCCATCACTCCAAGGCGACCCCTCGTCAACCGGTCAAATTACAGGTAATTTTAGCTGAAGAAGAAAATCCGCATAGCGGAGTTAATCCTATCAGTTGGCTGCTCTTAACTAGCCTAGACATTAGTAGCTTTGAATCAGCGATAACCTGTGTGCGCTGGTATAGTTATCGCTGGTTAATAGAACGCTATCATTTTGTTTTAAAAAGTGGTTGTGGATTAGAAAAACTGCAATTAGAAACGGGTCGTAGAATTGAGATGGCCTTAGCTACCTATTCAATTGTAGCTTGGAGATTACTTTGGTTAACCTATCAAGCACGCTTACACGGAGAGGAGAGTTGTGAAAGTTTTTTGGAAGAACATGAATGGCAATCTTTGTGTGCCACTATTCATAAAAAGAGTCCGCCACCTGAAAAGCCGCCCTCCTTTCGAGAAGCGGTCAGAATGATTGCTTCTCTTGGGGGGTTTTTAGGTAGAAAAGGTGACGGTGAACCAGGTGTTAAAACTATTTGGTTGGGACTGCGAAGGTTACATGATATCAGCCAGACTTGGAAACTATCTCATCAAATTAGTCCCCCCATAGAACCCCCTTGA
- a CDS encoding DUF4926 domain-containing protein, which produces MAQLYEEVTLARDVPEYNLKQGDSAILVDIVAHPKGGEEGYVLELFNEVEESVNVVIVPKSAIQEEEKEGSSLLGMVRYRGIN; this is translated from the coding sequence ATGGCGCAACTATACGAAGAAGTGACCCTAGCCCGCGACGTTCCCGAATACAATCTTAAGCAGGGTGATTCGGCGATTCTTGTCGATATAGTTGCCCATCCGAAGGGGGGTGAGGAAGGATATGTTTTAGAACTATTCAACGAAGTAGAAGAATCGGTTAACGTCGTCATTGTCCCGAAATCGGCGATTCAAGAAGAGGAAAAAGAAGGTTCTTCGTTACTTGGTATGGTTCGATATAGGGGCATAAATTGA
- a CDS encoding FdhF/YdeP family oxidoreductase — protein sequence MNERETSNKIEAGGGFPVLQYWAEKTLSPQGVKLWQTLNHKSACLACAWGTGGQKGGFVNEAGESLQRCLKSVEAVTSELMPGIKTDFFQTYHLAQLQSLTSLECDRLGRFSYPVLLKAGESHYQRISWEEVYRLAEQAFHQPSETIASYSSGRSSNEAAYLLQLFFRALGSNNLADCSDLCHAASTVGLKQVFGTGTSMVSLESLKQADCVVLIGSNAPANHPRLMNELIQIRDRGGKIIIINPQIEVGLVKFSSPAFPIKSLLRGGSDISTLYLQPIPGSDTALFVGLQKSLIEQNLVRWDYLKSRTENWQSVIDYARQTPWETITKTCGLSREEIEATAALFGNLERVVFAWAMGVTQQENGVDNIISIANTALMTGNAGKIGAGTMPIRGHSNVQGFGSMGVTVRLRQEIAEALAQLLGKPLNITGGYDTRALIEAAERGKINTLFCLGGNLYGANPDLTQAKKALAQIDTIFYVATKPNLGHFQGLARQNTVILPVFARFENPHPTTTESGNNFVRFNERGSSHLQGSHVDIISEVELLTNIAVKVLGTNPIDWSRLHDTAYIRQLIAKTIPGYEKIGQLDQTQTEFTISGRIFTEPHFPTSTGKAQMSVTLLPTLKAPQKQDFNQPENAPGIALILGTGRSYGQHNTVVYQVGDKYRGMPHRHCLLINAEDAKKAGFQEHQRVTVQGDAGKLENIELIFGPIREGVGFMFYPEANVLFKAKIDPRCGTPAYKRVPVWVF from the coding sequence ATGAACGAACGAGAAACATCCAACAAAATTGAGGCGGGCGGGGGTTTTCCCGTATTGCAATATTGGGCAGAAAAAACTCTCTCTCCTCAAGGGGTTAAACTCTGGCAAACCTTGAATCATAAAAGTGCCTGTTTAGCTTGCGCTTGGGGAACGGGAGGACAAAAGGGCGGTTTTGTCAACGAAGCGGGGGAAAGTCTGCAACGTTGTCTCAAAAGTGTCGAGGCAGTTACTTCCGAATTAATGCCAGGTATTAAAACTGATTTTTTTCAGACCTATCATCTCGCTCAATTACAGTCCTTAACCTCCCTAGAATGCGATCGCTTGGGTCGTTTTAGTTATCCCGTCCTCTTAAAAGCCGGAGAAAGTCACTATCAACGTATTAGCTGGGAAGAAGTTTATCGATTAGCTGAACAAGCTTTTCATCAACCGTCCGAGACCATTGCCTCCTATAGTTCGGGACGTTCTTCTAATGAAGCCGCCTATCTCTTACAATTGTTTTTCCGGGCATTAGGAAGTAATAATTTAGCCGATTGTTCCGATCTCTGTCATGCCGCCTCGACCGTAGGCTTAAAACAGGTTTTCGGAACCGGAACTTCGATGGTCAGTCTGGAAAGTTTAAAACAAGCCGATTGTGTGGTGTTAATCGGTTCTAACGCTCCGGCTAATCATCCTCGCCTGATGAATGAATTAATTCAAATTCGTGATCGCGGCGGTAAAATTATTATTATTAACCCGCAAATTGAAGTCGGATTGGTCAAATTCTCCTCACCCGCTTTTCCGATTAAATCTTTATTGCGGGGCGGTTCCGATATTTCTACTCTCTACCTACAGCCGATTCCGGGTAGCGATACCGCCCTATTCGTCGGATTACAAAAATCTTTAATTGAACAAAATTTAGTGCGGTGGGATTATCTCAAATCCCGTACAGAAAATTGGCAATCTGTTATAGATTATGCCCGACAAACACCATGGGAAACCATTACTAAAACCTGCGGTTTGTCCCGAGAAGAAATTGAAGCAACCGCCGCCCTTTTCGGCAATTTAGAGCGTGTGGTTTTCGCTTGGGCGATGGGGGTTACACAACAGGAAAATGGGGTAGATAATATTATCAGTATTGCCAATACCGCTTTAATGACGGGAAATGCTGGCAAAATCGGAGCCGGAACCATGCCAATCAGAGGTCATTCTAATGTACAGGGCTTCGGTTCTATGGGCGTTACGGTGAGATTACGTCAGGAAATCGCCGAGGCACTTGCTCAACTTTTAGGAAAGCCATTAAATATAACCGGCGGTTATGATACCAGGGCATTAATTGAAGCTGCCGAACGGGGAAAAATTAACACTCTTTTCTGTTTGGGAGGTAATCTTTATGGAGCAAATCCAGATTTAACTCAAGCCAAAAAAGCCTTAGCTCAAATTGATACGATTTTTTATGTAGCTACTAAGCCAAATTTAGGACATTTTCAGGGATTAGCCCGACAAAATACGGTAATTTTACCCGTCTTCGCTCGTTTTGAAAATCCTCACCCGACAACCACCGAATCGGGCAATAATTTTGTCCGTTTTAACGAGCGGGGAAGCAGTCATCTACAGGGTTCCCATGTGGATATCATCTCGGAAGTAGAACTGTTAACAAATATTGCCGTCAAGGTTTTAGGCACAAACCCGATTGATTGGTCGAGATTACACGATACCGCCTATATTCGTCAGTTAATCGCCAAAACGATTCCGGGTTATGAAAAGATCGGGCAATTAGATCAAACCCAAACAGAATTTACCATTAGCGGACGGATTTTTACCGAACCCCATTTTCCAACATCGACCGGAAAAGCGCAAATGTCTGTCACGCTTTTACCCACTTTAAAAGCACCGCAAAAGCAAGATTTCAATCAACCAGAAAATGCACCCGGAATTGCTCTGATTCTCGGAACAGGACGCAGTTATGGACAACATAATACCGTCGTTTATCAAGTGGGCGATAAATATCGGGGAATGCCTCACCGTCATTGTTTATTGATCAACGCCGAAGATGCCAAAAAAGCGGGCTTTCAAGAACATCAACGAGTCACCGTTCAAGGAGATGCCGGCAAATTAGAAAATATCGAACTTATTTTCGGTCCGATTCGCGAAGGTGTTGGCTTTATGTTCTATCCCGAAGCCAATGTTTTATTCAAGGCTAAAATCGACCCTCGCTGTGGAACCCCCGCTTATAAACGAGTTCCCGTCTGGGTTTTTTAG